In Pan troglodytes isolate AG18354 chromosome 5, NHGRI_mPanTro3-v2.0_pri, whole genome shotgun sequence, the sequence TCCAGTTACAAAGCTGTCTTACTAAGAGGCTTACTACTTTGGAAAATGACTGtaattttctataatttccaACATCTAAAAACAAACCTATAAACCATAATGAGATAAACCATAACTACTCACACCCACTAGAGGGCACTAACAAAAAAGATGGGCAATAACAAGTGTCggcgaggatgcagagaaactggatccttgatacactgctggtgggaatttgaaatggtatagccactttggaaacagtctaGTAGCTTCTCAAAAGGTTAAATACAAAGTTATATGATTtagcagttccactcctaggaatattatggaaataactgaaaacatgTCTTAAAAACAACTTGTACTCAAAtgctcacagcagcattatttataatagccccaaagtggaaacaacccacatgGCCCTCAACCAATGAACAACAAAATGTGGTATTAGTCAACAAAATGGATtgacataatggaatattactcagcaattaaaaggaacaaagtacTAATACATGACAATATACCTGGTGAGTACATCAATGGCAAGGGTAAAACTTCAAAGCATTATGCTAAAGTGAAAGGAGCTAGACACAGAAGGGCACATCTTGCAAGATTCTATTTATACAAATGCCCCAAACAAGTACatctacagagacagaaggtagattactggttgcctggggctgaggGGAGTGTGCAATGAGGAGTAACTGCTAATAGGTACAGCATTTCCTTTTAGGGTGgtgaaaatgttttagaattacatagtggtgatggttgtacaacactgtgaatatatCAACAACCACTGAATTGTTCATCTTAGTAGGGTGGATTTTATGATATGGGAATtatgtcttaatttaaaaaataaacctgtgCAAGATAGACATACATAAAATTCAAACATTACAGACATACATAGAAATGAAACTTTCCCTACACTCCTCTCCAATGGTGCTCCcagttttttcttattctctatactgattttatttatatggtgTGTATATTTAGGAAACAAACTAGGACCTTGTGCATACTGTTTTGTGATTTTCACTTATGTgacttgttcatttttttttactggaaGAGAAAAATTCCCAACCTGACTTCTTAAGGAATATAGCAAATCCAGAAGTCATAAAGAAAAAGACTTATACCTTGactacataaaactaaaaattttttatatgGGAAAAGGTACAATAAATAAAGAAGCAGACTAAGGGAATATCTAAGCAACATTtatgacaaagggttaatattccTAATATTAGGGATTAAGATTCCTACATGTTGATTTAAAGTTAAACAATAcgaaagaaaaatgggcaaagaggtAAACCAGCAATTCACaggaaaggaaatataaatgttCAATACACGTAAAACAAGATGTCAGCCTCATTAGTAGTCACCATTTTTTTGCCCATcaaattggcaaaaattaaaaagactggcGACAACTAGTATGGGCAAGAATAGGGGAAATTGGACACTCTAAGTTGCTGATGAATATGTGAATTGCTACAACATTTTGGGTAGGTCATTAGgtagtatttaataaatgggcACAACCTTTAGCCCATCTTTGAAActaacccacaaaaataaaagcaccaCTACTAACAGTAGGGTCAcaaaatgtttattgcagcaatatttatcagagggaaaaactgaaaacaactgaaatgtcTGGTGATAAGCGACAGCTGAATGAACTACGATTTACGAGAACGAGAGATATTGGAGAAACATGTCTTGGCCCTGTGTGATCGACCTACAGCCACGTGCATGGTAGACAGCTACGTGAAAAAAGGAAGCTGCTAACTCTACAACATAATGCcattaaaataaaacccaaacccACAGAGAggtgaatatatatttgtatattgttGTAGGCAAAGAGAAAGCCTCTTAAATTTGGTATGTTTGGGGCTGGGTATGCTGTGttctagaatttaaaaaagaatgtcatttaactaacctgcacaatgtgcacatgtaccctaaaacttaaagtataataaaaattaaaaaaaaaaagttgattattGATAAAGGATAATACTGCGCTAATTTGATCTTTCTCGAAGCCAGGGAACAGTTAAAAAGGATGGGAGAAGCCAACGACTGTGAGATGGAAGGGCTGCTTAACATGGTGTAACTACAACATCTTACAGAATACAAGGTATGTTAACACTTTACTTTTGGTCTAACATTTTGGCTCCCTACGGGGTGGAGGAAGACAGATTGGGAAAACACACGCGAAGTATTACACTGGCGTCTGGCAAGGGGTGGAAACTCCTGTCTTGATTTCTGACTCTGGTGTCTCCGTGGGGTTCACTTGAAAGAGAAGGCACCTGGATCCCATAtgaaagcagggcagggcagaaTTAGCCCAACAGATGCTGGCTTCTTCTGGATCAGTTCAGGAAAACAAGTTTTGACTTGTGGAGAAGGATCTGCCTTGAGCACTATTACTGGGGATAATGCTTCATTCAACCAGGGTCAAAGTAACTCCCTAAAGCAGGTTATCAACTCCTCGAGCAGCAGTCATGGCAAGTCCCTGAGACAGTTCTTGGAAACTTAACCTCCTCTACTCTAGGAAAACTAAGATGTCAAATTGGGAAAAACCTTAACTTTACTGTAACTGTCCTGTCCAAACTGTACCACTGAGAGGGGCTATGATTTCCAAAATGGCATAGAGCTTTGGTAAATGTCTCTTCTTTCACTGTTCAGGAATGcagaagatggatttttttttttttttgagacagagtctcgctctgtcacccaggcaggagtgcagcggcgcgatctcggctcactgcaagctccacctcccgggctcacgccattctcctgcctcagcctcccgagtagctgggactacaggtgcccaccacgacgcccagctaattttttttttgtattttttagtagagacggggtttcaccgtgttagccaggatggtctcgatctcctgaccttgtgatccgcccccctcggcctcccaaagtgctgggattacaggtgtgagccaccgcgcccagccatggattccttttttaaaggtaaaaataagagtatttttaaaagtaggggTATTTCTCAAGGGGGGAAGGCTAGTCCTGTTCATGACTATTTTACAGGTTGAATGAGTCCTCCTTTTCATTGAGTTACTATTTTTAGTTCTAAAGTAAACAACCGACATGGTcccaacatacacacaaaaaatgtgtTCTTGCTGTGGCCCCAAGACTTTAAGCTCTCTTTTGGGATATTGGCGGCGAGGGTGGGGGGACACAAAAGAAGATGTATCTGAAACTGACAGTTCTTTGAACATATGCAAATGTCATAAAAACACCACCCTCCCTTGAGCTTAATGGCcagccttttacttttttttgagacagggtctcactttgtcacccaggctggagtgcagtgccaccatctcagctcactgcaacctccttctcctgggctcaagtgatcctcccacctcagccccacaagtagctgggactactggcacgagccatcacgcctggctatttttttatatttttggtagagatggggtttcaccatgttgcccaggctggtcttgaaatcctgagctcaagtgatccacccacctcggcctcccaaaatactaggattacaggcctgagccaccatgcccggccccaggcTCCTCTTAAAGGAGAGACAAAAAACAAAGACTGCAGGCCTTTGTGCTCTTCTCCCTCCACCAGTCCTTGGTAGGAAGCCATGATGCGGATGAGGTGGACGCAGTGACTTGCCTTCCACATCAGGCACGCTCATTCACGGtttcagaagaaaaggaaaacctcACAAAAGAGGTCAGAGGGAAAGAATGAGTGAGGAGAGAGAAAACACAGCCTTTCACTATTTTCGGGAAAGCTCAATCTTCCCAATGTCAGGGACACAGATGTGAGCCTGGCTTGGGGCACTGGGCACAACCCACCACCCCAAACCTAAGGGGAGGTGGTATATTCGCATGGGAATAGCTCCCATTCAAATTtcctttctaatttattttaaattaaatccttgcagtgtttctctttctccatgtCTGCTGGGCAGTTAAGAGAGGGGCAGAAACCAGGCTAGCAAGCAAAGAAAGTGACCACAGGGCATTTTTGCAGTGGGCACAGGGGCCTTTGGCATCTATTTTCAAAACATGCCCAGACTAAAACCTCATGTGCTTCTCGCCAATCTTGCAGAGGCTGAATAAACTGCACGTGGCTCTGTGAAAAGCCACCTCATCCCGTATGGCATTTCTGCTTTCTGGCTGGGTTAACATCTCTGCCTTACAGAGGCTGGTAACATCCAGAGAGCACAGACGGGTACCAAGGTTGCTGGCCTCAGGAGGACCatgtttcatttcttcctgtgTTTTTGGGATACACAGCTCTGAGAAGGGACTTGTCACTGGGTTTGTTCAATCCCGCTCCTGAGGGGGGTCTGAGACACAGGTAGCAGTCTCAAGCTGGTACCTTGTCAATCAGCAAGACAGTGCAGTGAACGCCAGGTCACGACACAGACTCTCTCAGGTCTTTCTAGGGAATGTTCATGTTATTGGGGAGGTGGGTCCTCTGCGGGggcctcttctttcctctccttagTCTTGTGAGTCTTGCTCACGATGTGGCTGCTGTTGCCCCTGTTCCCCTCTTCCAGCAATGGTAAGACACACATGGAGCCTCTGGACATTTTTCCTAGCAAGTACATTGCTTTCAGGGTGGATGAAACTGCTACTCTACCCCACTACTTCTCAAAATGTCTTCCTAGCATTTGAGGGAGCTTGGGAAATGATCCATTATACATTATGTGTGGCTGACTAGGGTGCTTCTGTGATGACCCCAGGAGCGGGATAAACGGTGAGCCTTCCATCACCTTCACTGTGATGGACATGGGGTGGCCCTGGGGTCTTCTGTTGACAAGGAAAATCTAAAAGGTGCTGGGAGAGTGTTGATCTATTTGGTTTCAATCAATCAATCTGGAAAGAGATTCTATATCTTCCTTTACGCTGAACGGGTGAAGGGCAAGGATGAGGGTGATGAACATGGCATCCTTTCAAAGCAGATgtaggagggggagagagggaggagaaagagggggGTCTGGAGTGCCTCAGTGTACTTCATGCATTAGACTTCAGTATATTTTTACTCAGCAGCTTGCCTCTGCTTGTCGAGTATTGAGATCCAGATCAAATATCAAGTGCTTTTCTAGGACAGAAGTGGTTAATGTGGAATCACCTTCAGCATCCTGCCTCTGTGGATGGGGAAGGCAGTCTCTCTACTGTCATCTTTAATCTTAGCACGTAAGAACAATGTGGGAgtggtggggggcagggagtAGTCCAGATAAAGGGCCTAGAGAGTGGGTCACATGCTTGAATTTATGTGGGTTCCCTACCTCCTGGCCCCTGTCCTGCACAGGACACGACTCACTGTCTGCTTCCGAGAACGATCCGGATTCGTCGCTGGAGTTGGTTCCGTAAGACTGCTCACATTTAATTTGGGGCCGCACTTGGTTGTACATTCCATCTCCCATCAGGCCTGGTTCCTGATGTTCTGTGGCAAGGAATCTGGCTCCCTGGGAACAGGGCGAGGAGGAGAACTCACAGAGAGGGAGGCTGCAGGGTGAGCCCCCGCTCCCGTCCTCCGCGTAGGAATAGGAAGAGCAGGAGCTGGAAGTCCTGGTCCTGGTCTCCAAGGGGGGTGAGCGAGGGCAGACTTTGATTGGCACCGGGCAGCTGGTGTTGGGCCGCATCCTTCCTGGCAAGTGGTCGGCCATCAGCCCACCGTGGGAGTAGGCCTGCGAGCTGGGGAGGGACTGGCCAGCTCCCACCCACAGACCCTTTGGCACCGGCTCAGAGAGGTCTTTGTCCAAACTGCTCACCCCAGAATAAGAATGCACCGAGGTGCTCACTTGGTCACAAGCGCTGGAGGAGAAGATCACGCTCCTCCGGTCCAGCTCTCCCTCCTGTTTACAGAGAGCCTCCAACCCAGGCCCCCTGAGGGGCGACCCCATGGTGAAGTTGGACACCTCCTTCTGGCCCACGTGGGGCTGTCCATAATTCCCTGTGAAAGGGGTGTAGTCAGTTTTAAGGTCACCCTGAGTGATCCCCTTGTCAAAAGGGCAGGCTGCACTCCTGGCAAAGTGCTGCTGAGACGTACTGGGCAGGCCAGACAGCTCCACACTTTTCGTTATGCTGAACAGAGACCTTAAGCAGGAGGGCGAGGCCACGCTCCTGGATCTCTCCAGGCAGGCGGCCCCAGCTGGGGCCGTGGGGgtaggggcagggctgggctgttTCCGGTCCATCTCGACATCCCCCGCTCTGTCCTTGGCGTCAGGCTCATCTCCAGACAGGCAGAGCGTGATGctctcttcctcattctcttcaCTGGGCGGCTCACTTTTAATCTGCCCCCTGGCAAGCCCCGGCTTGAGGCTGTTGCTAGAGTTATCTTCCCGGAATGTGCTTGCAAAACCTGAGGTACTGTGTGATGATGCATTATAGACATTCTTGGTACATGCAAGCTGGTATTTCTTGTATCTGGGGTACTGCGTTAACGCGTCCTTTTCTGAGCTCTCCTTGGTGTCTGTGGGCACGTCAGGCTCGGGCAGCAGGGCTTCTTCCTTCTCTGCTACGGGGATGGCGGCGGCCTCAAAGCTGATGGGCTCTGGAAGCATCTGGTCCCTGGGGCAAGCCATCTTGGCCGTCTCTGAATCCATCGtctcctcctcttcatcctcctcctctcctgcaGAGTTCTCGCAGTCCTCGTGTGGGCGCTGGCACGCAGCATCCTTCCGGCACACAAACAGGCCATCCTCACTGTTCAGGAGCTGGGTCtgcaggaagctgaagcaggagtcCTCGAGGTTGTGCATGCGCAGGAACTCAGCACAGCGGATGACCTCGCGGATGTTTTCTCTGCTGAGTAACAGCTTGGCAGTGTAGGCAAACTGTAACAGCGGCCCAAAGCCCCTGGCCGTGACCTGcaaaacaaacaaggaaatcGCCAACATTACCATCAGCACTGCTATTGTCCCGAATCCCTCAACTGAAGCAAGATAACCAGACAGTGCTAATGTCCCAGAATAAAGACTGCAAAGGGGCAGTTAATCTTGTAGTACTGGGTCAGCAATGATTCTGCTTCCAATAATTAGTGCCTGTCTCGTGCATGCCACTGTTGTACTCCATCACAGCACAGGCAGAATTGAAAATCACCAGGGTCAAGTGGCTAAACAAGATGACAACGGGTTCAGTGTTTACACTAATGAAATATCCTGGCAAAAATGCACGGTGACAATGGGGAGCCTATTAATTTCCCTCCCAATCAGTCCTGTTGAGAGCCATTCTACACGAGGCGGGAGTGTTGTGACACTTCTTGCAGCTTGCTGGAGCCCAAGAGAGCCTTAACGTTTTCTTGTCAACCACAAAAATGGCAATGTGGCCCTGCAAAAAACTAACTCCAGGGAGTTGTAAAAATAGGTTTTCCTCACTTACAATGTTAAAAGAGACATTAAAACAACTCCTGTTTTGCTCATCCATCACAGTTTCTACTTGAGACTTTCGGTCATCATGTCCTACCTGAtcttatgatgatgatgatctcATTATCTCACCAGAGATGACAACAATCAAAAGTGGTGTGCTCAAGACGAAATCAACCCCTGGCCCATAATGAATGGGGGTTGCAGAGTTAAATAAACCGGCTCTCATTTAAATGGTTGAAGCTGCTGAGTGGCACAGGGTATGGGCTATTCCTTCCCTAATTATTAGCAGCAGCTTTGCCATGCAGCTGTCTTTTTTTCCTGGTAAATCTTCAGGGGCTAAGCCTACTGTCATTTGCTGCTTATCTGTTATATTTTACAAAGATTGAAAGTGTGCTATTTATGCACAGCTTGCATATGCACACAAACACGTGTGTGCCCACACGCATGCCTGCTCACACACAATGACTTAGACAATTAAGAATATGTTGCCTAAGGCCAattgttttttcagatggaaatGAATTAAACTTGCTGGTGTTCATCAGGGTAAGCTTCCTTACCCTGCACATAAAACCACACATCCTCTAGGTTCTTGCAAGCACTGCTGACCACACAGGAAGGTGAGGCATGTCTACAAATCCTGTACAAATCAAATGAAAGCAGCAATCATGGGGTCCTTGCTAGAGGCTATGGTAGCAGTGATACAAAATTTTAGTGGGGGGAGTGAGTGCACAGCAAGGTGACCTGGTAAACTTTGTAGCTGACTTctgtgtgtattaaactcactGCAGCATACAGAGCCAAAATTCTTGCAAGGACCTGTAACTGATGTTCAAGATTCAACCTGGACATTCACTCCTTTGGGAGTGCTCTCCAGTCCTCTTAGAGAGAATGAATGACACTGTCCTCTCAGCTCTCATAGCCAGATGAGGAGACGTGCTAGATTCTCCAGGGCAGCACTGATTTCATATCATTGCATTCTTTCCAGTAAGGGAAATTTCTTAGACATGTAACTGAACGGGATTTTAattgttaatctttttaaagtacTCAAGTAAGATTCCATATTAAATTTTTCTGTCAGATGATGAGTCCAGagatatttggttaaaaaaacaaaacaaaaagccatgaCTGCTAGACCCACATTATAAATTCTATATGGGCAATCACTGCCATCTCCCTTTTATTATACCTAATTGTGCCTGTTTCTACCATAAGACAGCAAGCTCCTTCAGATCAGGAATGGTTTTGTCTGTCTTTGTAAACTTGCATCTAATCTAACCTGGGGTCTCTCACATGGTAAATACTTGTTAAAAGCTTGTATGTTACCGAATATGTCATGAGTCGAACTGTGTCCTAACATACTACTACTGTGTACGCAAGGTGACAACACAGTGTGTTTAGAGGGTGTTGTCTCAAGTTACTTTTGGAGCAAGACATCATGTAAACCAACTAACTGAACCGATCAACTGAtcaaaggcaggcaggcaagggTCTTTGTTTGCCCCGTGTCACAGTACCAGTATTAAAAAGGAGGTCTGACCGACACTTTTGTATCCTGCTAAGCTGACATGGTAATAGGTTCAGCAAATGTAGTACTGACAATACATCTGTTTTATGTCCTTTTCTTCCAGGAAtctttaaaagaaagtaaaaaagcaaggaaatgtgtATTTATAGGTAACTGAAGAAGATGACAAGAATGTCACATGACCTATTCCTTTACTGCCACATGGCTCCaccacaaagaaagaaatggtgaCATCAATGCAGAGTTGACCCCTGCCCTCGTAATGATCCTATGCTCCTCTGTAATGTGCCAGTTGCCAAAAGGGTGGATAAGACACTTCGTGAGTTTTGGCAAAGGTGCTCACTATATGGGAAATGTAGGAAACTAATTTCAATGCTATTTATACTGTtcacacagtttttaaaaattattattatactttaagttttagggtacatgtgcataatgtgcaggttagttacatatgtacacatgt encodes:
- the BACH2 gene encoding transcription regulator protein BACH2, with protein sequence MSVDEKPDSPMYVYESTVHCTNILLGLNDQRKKDILCDVTLIVERKEFRAHRAVLAACSEYFWQALVGQTKNDLVVSLPEEVTARGFGPLLQFAYTAKLLLSRENIREVIRCAEFLRMHNLEDSCFSFLQTQLLNSEDGLFVCRKDAACQRPHEDCENSAGEEEDEEEETMDSETAKMACPRDQMLPEPISFEAAAIPVAEKEEALLPEPDVPTDTKESSEKDALTQYPRYKKYQLACTKNVYNASSHSTSGFASTFREDNSSNSLKPGLARGQIKSEPPSEENEEESITLCLSGDEPDAKDRAGDVEMDRKQPSPAPTPTAPAGAACLERSRSVASPSCLRSLFSITKSVELSGLPSTSQQHFARSAACPFDKGITQGDLKTDYTPFTGNYGQPHVGQKEVSNFTMGSPLRGPGLEALCKQEGELDRRSVIFSSSACDQVSTSVHSYSGVSSLDKDLSEPVPKGLWVGAGQSLPSSQAYSHGGLMADHLPGRMRPNTSCPVPIKVCPRSPPLETRTRTSSSCSSYSYAEDGSGGSPCSLPLCEFSSSPCSQGARFLATEHQEPGLMGDGMYNQVRPQIKCEQSYGTNSSDESGSFSEADSESCPVQDRGQEVKLPFPVDQITDLPRNDFQMMIKMHKLTSEQLEFIHDVRRRSKNRIAAQRCRKRKLDCIQNLECEIRKLVCEKEKLLSERNQLKACMGELLDNFSCLSQEVCRDIQSPEQIQALHRYCPVLRPMDLPTASSINPAPLGAEQNIAASQCAVGENVPCCLEPGAAPPGPPWAPSNTSENCTSGRRLEGTDPGTFSERGPPLEPRSQTVTVDFCQEMTDKCTTDEQPRKDYT